In a single window of the Magnolia sinica isolate HGM2019 chromosome 7, MsV1, whole genome shotgun sequence genome:
- the LOC131251436 gene encoding transcription factor bHLH30, producing MCGKKVENQEETSQRMHDYQTYQDQMLHSHQYTDGFPPSAGLLLPENSHLLPWSIPPVHNLNALNPVQFSSNPVRDLDHFLPSPSSSSYSGLFSRRASALQFGYDGSSSDPLALASLYGTDTLMGTVGGRAGSGPFSLQAELGKMTAQEIMDAKALAASKSHSEAERRRRERINKHLARLRSLLPSTTKTDKASLLAEVIQHVKELKRQTSEIAEASPVPTEVDELTVESSDEDGNFVIKASLCCDDRSDLLPDLIKTLKALRLRTLKAEITTLGGRVRNVLLITGEEEAKNSDQQHCINSIQDALKAVMERTAADDSSSGSLKRQRTNISILEHRSI from the exons atgtgCGGAAAGAAGGTGGAAAATCAAGAAGAAACCTCCCAAAGGATGCATGACTACCAAACATATCAAGATCAGATGCTTCACTCCCACCAATACACCGATGGTTTTCCTCCATCTGCTGGTCTTCTTCTCCCCGAAAATTCCCACCTTCTTCCTTGGTCCATCCCTCCGGTCCATAACCTCAATGCCCTCAACCCGGTTCAGTTCAGCTCGAACCCGGTTCGAGACCTAGACCACTTCCtcccttctccttcttcatcttcatacAGTGGCTTATTCAGTCGCCGTGCCTCCGCCCTTCAGTTTGGCTATGACGGATCTTCTTCCGACCCTCTTGCGCTTGCAAGTCTTTACGGTACGGACACCTTGATGGGTACAGTTGGCGGCCGGGCCGGCTCCGGTCCTTTCAGCCTCCAGGCCGAATTAGGTAAGATGACGGCTCAGGAGATTATGGATGCCAAGGCGCTTGCAGCGTCGAAAAGCCACAGCGAGGCAGAGAGGCGGCGACGGGAAAGAATCAATAAGCATCTTGCTAGATTGCGCAGCCTGCTTCCGAGCACCACCAAA ACCGACAAAGCTTCATTGCTCGCGGAGGTGATTCAACATGTCAAAGAACTCAAACGTCAGACGTCTGAGATCGCCGAGGCCAGCCCGGTCCCAACTGAGGTTGATGAGCTCACCGTTGAATCGTCAGATGAGGATGGAAATTTCGTAATCAAAGCTTCCCTTTGCTGTGATGATCGTTCAGATCTCTTACCTGATCTAATCAAAACACTTAAAGCACTCCGCCTCCGTACACTCAAGGCTGAGATAACCACACTTGGTGGCCGTGTAAGAAACGTTTTGCTCATCACTGGGGAAGAAGAAGCAAAGAATAGCGATCAGCAGCAttgcatcaattcaattcaaGATGCCTTGAAAGCTGTCATGGAGAGGACTGCAGCAGATGATTCTTCTTCAGGCAGTTTAAAGAGACAGCGAACCAATATCAGTATACTCGAACACAGGTCTATCTAA